The Vibrio chagasii genome includes a region encoding these proteins:
- a CDS encoding DUF2750 domain-containing protein, with amino-acid sequence MTTQLDDKRIAEINKYTGEQRLKYCVKEIVANREVWILTDEHGCVMLNTEDEDCVPVWPNQEFAESWATGDWAECKAESISLNKWHSRWTNGLEDDELAVVVFPNEQEEGVILFPDEFDFELKKQAAKR; translated from the coding sequence ATGACTACACAGCTAGACGATAAAAGAATCGCAGAAATCAATAAGTATACGGGTGAGCAACGCCTAAAGTACTGTGTGAAAGAAATCGTAGCAAACCGTGAAGTATGGATCTTAACCGATGAGCACGGTTGTGTAATGCTAAACACAGAAGACGAAGATTGCGTACCTGTATGGCCAAATCAAGAGTTTGCTGAGTCATGGGCGACAGGTGACTGGGCTGAGTGTAAGGCTGAGTCTATCTCATTAAACAAATGGCACAGCCGCTGGACAAATGGCCTAGAAGACGACGAACTTGCTGTGGTTGTATTCCCTAATGAGCAAGAAGAAGGCGTTATCCTGTTCCCTGATGAATTCGACTTCGAGCTGAAAAAACAGGCTGCTAAGCGCTAG
- the focA gene encoding formate transporter FocA: MNLNQFDSLLPPQMAERAADIGVGKATKDPIKSFLLAISAGIHIGIAFVFYTIVTTGAGDLPWGITRLLGGLAFSLGLILVVVTGGELFTSSVLTLVARASGKITWHTLVKNWATVYIGNLIGALLLVACMLLTKQYMFDHGQVGLNAMAISQHKMHHDFIQAVALGIMCNVLVCIAVWMTFSGRTLTDKIAVMILPVAMFVSAGFEHCIANMFQVPLAIGIKTFAPAEFWAMTGANPADYVDLNMIDFLMNNLLPVTLGNIIGGGIFVGMWYWLIYLRD, from the coding sequence ATGAATCTAAACCAATTTGACTCATTATTACCGCCACAAATGGCTGAGCGCGCTGCAGATATTGGCGTAGGTAAAGCAACCAAAGATCCAATCAAATCTTTTCTTCTAGCGATTTCAGCTGGTATCCATATCGGTATTGCGTTTGTGTTCTACACTATCGTAACGACTGGTGCTGGCGATCTGCCATGGGGTATTACTCGCTTGTTGGGCGGCCTAGCATTTAGCTTAGGCTTAATTCTTGTTGTAGTTACTGGCGGTGAACTGTTTACCAGTTCGGTACTAACCTTGGTGGCTCGTGCAAGTGGCAAGATCACTTGGCACACCTTAGTGAAAAACTGGGCGACGGTTTACATTGGAAACCTGATTGGTGCGTTATTGCTGGTGGCTTGTATGCTACTGACGAAGCAATACATGTTTGATCATGGTCAGGTTGGCTTAAACGCGATGGCGATTTCTCAACACAAAATGCACCATGATTTCATTCAAGCGGTCGCGCTTGGCATCATGTGTAATGTGCTGGTGTGTATCGCGGTATGGATGACATTCAGCGGACGCACACTCACTGATAAGATCGCAGTGATGATCCTACCAGTAGCGATGTTTGTATCAGCAGGCTTTGAGCACTGTATTGCAAATATGTTCCAAGTTCCGCTTGCTATCGGTATCAAGACATTTGCTCCTGCTGAGTTCTGGGCCATGACAGGTGCTAACCCTGCCGATTATGTCGACTTAAACATGATCGACTTTCTGATGAATAATCTATTGCCTGTGACTTTAGGTAACATCATCGGTGGTGGCATCTTTGTCGGCATGTGGTACTGGTTAATCTACCTGCGTGACTAA
- a CDS encoding peptide ABC transporter ATP-binding protein, with translation MSALLEVSELSKDFTTRSGLFRKKIHQAVKPVSFTLEAGQTIGFIGQNGSGKSTLARMLAGMVEPTAGEIRVNGEKLEHKDYSTRCKLIRMIFQDPNTSLNPRIQIGRILEGPLKRNTNMPPEARMRRVKDTLLRVGLLPEHAYFYPQMLAAGQKQRVCLARALILQPSIIVADEALNGLDMAMRSQIINLFLELQEEMGVSFVYVSQHLGIVKHITDKIIVMHEGDVVESGDTDEVLTNPGHQITQRLVESHFSKAPNH, from the coding sequence ATGAGTGCATTATTAGAAGTCAGTGAATTATCCAAAGACTTTACGACTCGCTCTGGTCTTTTCCGTAAAAAGATTCATCAAGCGGTGAAGCCGGTAAGCTTTACGCTTGAAGCAGGCCAAACGATCGGCTTTATTGGTCAAAACGGCTCTGGTAAATCGACGTTAGCAAGAATGCTAGCAGGCATGGTAGAACCGACTGCGGGTGAGATTCGTGTAAACGGTGAAAAGCTAGAGCATAAAGACTATTCGACTCGCTGTAAGTTGATTCGCATGATCTTCCAAGATCCCAACACATCGCTTAACCCGCGTATTCAGATTGGCCGTATTCTGGAAGGTCCACTGAAGCGAAACACCAACATGCCGCCAGAAGCCCGTATGCGCCGTGTAAAGGACACACTATTACGTGTAGGTCTTCTACCAGAGCATGCTTACTTCTACCCTCAGATGCTTGCAGCGGGCCAGAAACAAAGAGTTTGTCTAGCTCGCGCCCTGATACTTCAGCCATCAATCATTGTCGCTGACGAAGCTCTGAACGGTCTAGATATGGCAATGCGTTCTCAGATCATCAACCTATTCTTAGAACTTCAAGAAGAGATGGGCGTATCCTTCGTCTACGTATCTCAACACCTTGGCATTGTTAAGCACATCACCGATAAGATCATCGTGATGCACGAAGGTGATGTGGTTGAGAGCGGAGACACCGATGAAGTGTTAACCAACCCAGGTCACCAAATCACCCAAAGACTGGTTGAGAGCCATTTCTCCAAAGCGCCAAACCACTAA
- a CDS encoding DUF2927 domain-containing protein yields MLRAATMLPLLLVSLSFKAASTPLTWLDKAFIETAFYNVALQHEYSSGTKPLAKWQQPIKIWIDHRVGDKELHQELAELHIQHLAQVTQHPISLVDKESEANVKWIYTRQSQWLSEAKSVLKLKSTQHLNSAICTAGYRTNSQGEIVYAGIVIPVDQARSRGKLVACIVEEITQVLGLPNDSDKAYPSIFNDHTPEDLLSPLDVVLLQLLYEPELKAGMTKSEVKPSVRKILRRYSKTGVLQQASKAAQQAPLYQLIGY; encoded by the coding sequence ATGTTACGAGCTGCTACAATGCTTCCCCTCTTGCTTGTTAGCCTCTCATTTAAAGCGGCAAGCACACCGCTTACTTGGTTAGATAAAGCCTTCATAGAAACCGCGTTTTATAACGTGGCACTGCAACACGAATACTCCTCAGGAACAAAACCACTCGCCAAATGGCAGCAACCGATCAAAATTTGGATTGACCATCGTGTCGGCGATAAAGAGCTTCATCAAGAACTCGCAGAGCTGCATATCCAACACTTAGCTCAAGTGACCCAGCATCCTATCTCACTCGTCGATAAAGAGTCTGAAGCGAACGTTAAGTGGATATACACGAGGCAGAGTCAGTGGTTGTCTGAGGCGAAATCAGTACTCAAGCTCAAATCAACTCAGCATTTAAATAGCGCCATCTGTACGGCGGGTTATCGAACCAATTCTCAAGGTGAGATTGTTTACGCTGGGATTGTAATTCCCGTAGATCAGGCAAGATCTCGAGGCAAGCTCGTCGCCTGTATCGTAGAAGAGATCACTCAGGTTCTAGGCCTGCCCAATGATTCAGATAAAGCCTACCCTTCTATTTTCAACGACCACACGCCAGAAGACTTATTATCGCCGTTAGATGTAGTGCTACTGCAACTATTGTATGAACCAGAACTAAAAGCTGGAATGACAAAATCTGAAGTAAAACCTAGCGTTCGAAAGATACTCAGGAGATACAGCAAAACAGGTGTGCTTCAACAAGCTTCTAAAGCCGCACAGCAAGCACCCTTGTATCAGTTGATTGGATATTGA
- a CDS encoding putative manganese transporter, which yields MDRLISLLPSSRASKTTQFSLSFKRLLLPISLAALVAAPATRELTVTTLSDAFWAVSCYVALTLAVYHWLSLYINKDNVFSKLVHQSRSNQVVFAALMGALPGCGGAIVVTTQFISGKLGFGAVVAVLVSTMGDAAFLLIASEPKTGLAMMAMGVIVGTASGRIINLFHADDFLRPKQAETNVSAANCSSQSQTKEAVSKKAINLQGYLWSVLIIPGAAVALLGSFQVDVNELLALPEMSMEWVGAILLISSMFLWGLTREIEDYKSAVSEDEKCVGSHPLQKTAQDTNFVTAWVVVAFLFFEFGSVIANVDFETLFSSWGIMLPLAGVLMGLLPGCGPQLLVTSLYLSGALPLSAQIGNAISNDGDALFPAIAMAPKAALVATLYSSAPALICAYGYWFMFEV from the coding sequence ATGGACCGACTAATCTCTTTATTACCAAGCAGTCGCGCTTCGAAAACAACTCAGTTTTCACTCTCATTCAAGCGCCTACTGTTACCTATTTCATTAGCAGCTTTGGTCGCGGCACCTGCAACGCGTGAATTGACCGTAACCACATTATCAGACGCCTTCTGGGCGGTATCTTGTTATGTCGCTTTAACCCTAGCGGTCTACCACTGGTTGAGTCTTTACATCAACAAAGACAACGTATTCAGCAAGCTGGTCCATCAGTCTCGCTCTAACCAAGTTGTGTTCGCCGCCTTAATGGGTGCCCTACCCGGCTGTGGTGGCGCAATCGTAGTAACCACTCAGTTTATTTCAGGTAAGCTCGGGTTTGGCGCTGTCGTCGCCGTGCTCGTATCCACTATGGGTGATGCTGCCTTTCTACTTATCGCCAGCGAGCCAAAAACGGGATTAGCTATGATGGCGATGGGGGTCATTGTTGGTACTGCGTCAGGCCGAATCATTAACCTATTCCATGCCGATGATTTCTTACGCCCAAAACAAGCTGAGACAAATGTATCTGCCGCTAACTGTTCGTCTCAATCTCAGACCAAAGAAGCGGTGTCTAAAAAAGCGATTAACCTGCAAGGCTACCTTTGGTCGGTTCTAATTATTCCTGGAGCAGCGGTTGCCCTACTTGGCTCTTTTCAAGTTGATGTCAACGAACTGCTCGCCTTACCCGAGATGTCTATGGAATGGGTCGGCGCAATTCTGTTGATTAGCTCAATGTTTCTTTGGGGGCTAACTCGCGAGATTGAAGATTACAAATCGGCGGTAAGTGAAGATGAAAAGTGTGTCGGCTCTCACCCACTTCAAAAGACCGCTCAGGACACAAACTTTGTTACCGCTTGGGTGGTGGTTGCCTTTTTGTTCTTTGAGTTTGGTTCTGTGATAGCAAATGTTGATTTTGAGACGCTATTCTCAAGCTGGGGAATTATGCTCCCCCTGGCTGGAGTCCTGATGGGTTTGCTACCGGGCTGTGGGCCACAATTATTGGTGACTAGCCTTTACCTTTCAGGTGCGCTTCCACTTTCTGCACAGATAGGTAATGCAATTTCAAATGATGGTGATGCCCTATTCCCTGCCATTGCAATGGCACCTAAAGCTGCATTAGTCGCTACGTTGTACTCTAGTGCGCCCGCATTAATCTGCGCATACGGATATTGGTTTATGTTCGAGGTTTAG
- a CDS encoding manganese-dependent inorganic pyrophosphatase, whose amino-acid sequence MILVVGHKNPDSDSICSALVATELLKARGEEATPIRQGEINRETQHILEVAGADMPELRTSVAGEKIWLVDYSDLAQAPDDVADAEILGIVDHHRLGDVMTVNPMEAWIWPVGCTNTVLFNMFKIEGHAISQQIAKLMMSAILSDTVGFASPTCTQKDKDAVAELAEIAGVEDVDAFIKALLIAKTNIEGLSAAQLVEKDLKGYPFNGRDVVVGQVELATLEQVDGMIEALEADLEERCEKDGLAFAAVMLTDITTAQTRLLYKGEWAEKLVKHEKDGMLMMENTLSRKKQGWPWLQGELV is encoded by the coding sequence ATGATTTTAGTTGTTGGTCACAAAAACCCTGATAGTGACAGTATTTGTAGTGCGTTAGTTGCAACTGAGCTTCTTAAAGCTCGTGGCGAGGAAGCGACACCAATTCGCCAAGGCGAGATCAACCGCGAAACTCAACACATTCTTGAAGTTGCTGGTGCAGACATGCCAGAACTTCGTACTTCTGTTGCTGGTGAGAAAATCTGGCTAGTAGACTACTCAGATCTAGCACAAGCACCAGATGATGTTGCTGATGCAGAGATCCTAGGTATTGTCGATCACCACCGTCTAGGCGACGTGATGACAGTAAACCCTATGGAAGCTTGGATCTGGCCTGTTGGTTGTACAAACACAGTACTTTTCAACATGTTCAAGATTGAAGGTCACGCTATCTCTCAACAAATCGCTAAGCTAATGATGTCTGCAATCCTTTCAGACACTGTTGGTTTCGCATCTCCAACTTGTACTCAAAAAGACAAAGACGCGGTTGCTGAACTTGCTGAAATCGCTGGCGTAGAAGACGTTGATGCATTCATCAAAGCACTTCTAATCGCTAAAACAAACATCGAAGGTCTATCTGCTGCACAACTAGTAGAAAAAGACCTTAAAGGCTACCCATTCAACGGTCGCGATGTTGTTGTTGGTCAAGTTGAGCTTGCGACTCTTGAGCAAGTTGACGGCATGATCGAAGCGCTTGAAGCGGATCTTGAAGAGCGTTGTGAGAAAGACGGTCTAGCATTTGCAGCTGTAATGCTAACTGACATCACTACTGCTCAAACTCGCCTTCTTTACAAAGGTGAATGGGCTGAGAAATTGGTTAAGCACGAAAAAGACGGCATGCTAATGATGGAAAACACGTTGAGCCGTAAGAAGCAAGGCTGGCCTTGGCTACAAGGTGAGCTTGTTTAA
- a CDS encoding peptide ABC transporter ATP-binding protein produces MPLLDIRHLTIEIETPQGMVKAVDRMSITLNEGEIRGLVGESGSGKSLVAKAIVGVCKENWKVSADRMRLGNVDLLQLTPKERRRVIARDIAMIFQEPSTCLDPSEKVGNQLIEAIPSHAFEGRWWQRFKWRKKQAIALLHKVGIKDHSRLLDSYSYELTDGECQKVMIAMAIAAKPKVLIADEPTNDLDPITQSQILRLLSRMNQLHNTTIILIGHDLTTITQWATRITVMYCGQSVESADTQKLLDAPKHPYTVALLKAMPDFNDWIPHKEKLQSLPGSIPPLQHLPIGCRLGPRCPYAQRQCVEIPHTKRIKNHKFNCHFPLNMEKKKKS; encoded by the coding sequence ATGCCATTACTTGATATTCGACATCTAACTATCGAAATTGAGACTCCTCAAGGGATGGTTAAAGCGGTAGATCGAATGAGTATTACCCTCAATGAAGGGGAAATTCGTGGTTTAGTAGGTGAATCAGGCTCTGGTAAAAGCTTGGTTGCTAAAGCGATCGTTGGTGTTTGTAAAGAAAACTGGAAGGTATCCGCTGACCGTATGCGACTCGGGAATGTTGACCTGCTTCAACTGACCCCTAAAGAGCGCAGACGTGTCATTGCTCGTGATATTGCGATGATTTTCCAAGAGCCATCAACGTGTCTTGATCCTTCAGAAAAAGTGGGCAATCAACTGATCGAAGCCATTCCCTCACACGCCTTTGAAGGTCGATGGTGGCAACGATTTAAGTGGCGCAAGAAGCAAGCTATCGCTCTGTTGCACAAAGTCGGCATCAAAGATCACTCGCGCCTATTGGACAGCTACTCTTACGAGCTCACTGATGGTGAGTGTCAAAAGGTGATGATCGCGATGGCGATCGCTGCCAAACCGAAAGTCTTGATTGCCGATGAACCAACCAACGACTTGGACCCGATTACCCAGTCTCAGATCTTGCGATTATTGAGCCGAATGAATCAGCTCCATAACACGACAATCATCCTGATCGGCCATGACTTAACGACCATCACTCAATGGGCGACTCGAATTACTGTTATGTACTGTGGTCAGTCTGTTGAATCTGCGGATACGCAAAAACTGTTGGATGCACCAAAGCACCCATACACGGTGGCTCTGTTGAAAGCGATGCCAGACTTCAACGACTGGATTCCACACAAAGAGAAACTTCAGTCGCTACCAGGATCGATTCCTCCACTACAACATCTTCCTATTGGTTGTCGATTGGGTCCACGTTGCCCTTACGCGCAAAGACAGTGTGTGGAAATCCCACATACTAAACGAATCAAAAATCATAAGTTTAACTGTCATTTCCCTCTGAATATGGAGAAGAAAAAGAAATCATGA
- the torE gene encoding trimethylamine N-oxide reductase system protein TorE, with protein sequence MSDVNKIETGEKRSLEWQSFLFIAVVLFPILSVAFVGGYGFLVWALQVFVFGPPGAHGGM encoded by the coding sequence ATGAGTGATGTTAACAAAATTGAAACTGGCGAAAAACGCTCGCTGGAGTGGCAATCTTTCCTCTTCATTGCAGTGGTTCTCTTTCCAATATTAAGTGTTGCTTTTGTAGGTGGTTACGGCTTCCTAGTTTGGGCATTACAAGTGTTTGTATTCGGACCTCCTGGTGCTCACGGCGGCATGTAA
- a CDS encoding ABC transporter permease, with amino-acid sequence MQDVIDISWWQLLFFSSLLILPIAINHKLKLGLGKEATISIVRMAIQLFLVGVYLEYLFTLNSLWVNLLWLFAMIIVGASSIVEKSKLPQKLLLAPVAVSLAVTCVPIVLFICFFIIKPTPLFNAQYLIPIAGMLLGNSLSSNIVALQNLFGAFETQRSEYEAAVALGAAPSYAAAPFVRTAIQKAMSPIIASMATTGLVTLPGMMTGQILGGASPMIAIKYQLIIMLAIFVMMSCSLALALHLSLKTSLTKEGRVLAQIQPSK; translated from the coding sequence ATGCAAGACGTTATAGACATATCTTGGTGGCAGTTGCTGTTTTTTAGCTCACTTCTTATCCTGCCCATTGCAATTAATCACAAACTGAAATTAGGTCTGGGTAAAGAGGCCACTATTAGCATTGTTCGCATGGCTATTCAGCTATTTCTAGTTGGTGTTTACTTGGAGTACCTGTTCACTTTGAATAGCTTATGGGTCAACTTATTGTGGTTGTTCGCCATGATAATAGTGGGTGCGAGCTCAATTGTTGAAAAGTCCAAACTGCCCCAAAAGCTACTGCTAGCCCCGGTAGCCGTTAGCCTTGCAGTGACCTGTGTCCCTATTGTTCTATTCATCTGCTTTTTTATTATTAAACCGACGCCGCTATTTAATGCGCAGTACCTTATTCCCATTGCGGGGATGTTATTAGGCAATAGCTTAAGCAGTAATATCGTGGCACTGCAGAACTTGTTTGGTGCTTTTGAAACCCAAAGGTCAGAATATGAAGCAGCAGTCGCCCTAGGAGCCGCACCAAGCTACGCTGCTGCACCTTTTGTACGTACAGCGATCCAGAAAGCGATGTCACCGATTATAGCGTCTATGGCTACGACCGGCTTAGTAACGCTACCAGGAATGATGACAGGACAAATTCTTGGAGGGGCTTCGCCAATGATCGCAATTAAATATCAACTGATCATCATGTTGGCTATTTTCGTGATGATGAGCTGCTCTTTGGCCCTCGCATTACACCTATCTTTAAAGACATCACTAACTAAAGAGGGGCGAGTTCTCGCCCAAATCCAACCTTCGAAATAA
- the torA gene encoding trimethylamine-N-oxide reductase TorA produces MAITRRSFLKGVATTSAASVIGPSLLASASASAAETDGTWKVSGSHWGAFRARVYAGKVQEIKPLEIDQHPTEMLKGIKGIIYSPSRVRYPMVRLDWFKKHKYSADTRGNNRFIRVTWDEALDLVYRELERVQKDYGPWALHTGQTGWRQTGQFHSCTNHMQRAMALHGYSVKKIGDYSTGAGQTIMPYVLGSTEVYAQGTSWELILENSDNIVLWGNDPVKNLQVGWTCETHESFAYLEQLKEKVAKKEINVVSVDPVKNKTGRYLENEQFYINPQTDVAFMLGVAHVLYNEGLYDKKFIETYCLGFEDFIKYVQGETKDKVEKTPEWASAICGASADSIRDFAKMLVNGRTQILVGWSIQRQQHGEQPYWMCAVIAAMVGQIGLPGGGISYGHHYSGIGVSSTGFAAPGSFPLNIDQGQKPKYTNTDYNGYSRVIPVARWVDSLLEPGKKIKANGATVTLPDIKMMVFSGNNPWHHHQDRNKMRKAFKSLQTVVAVDFAWTATCRHSDIVLPACTQWERNDIDGYGAYSGRGLIAMHKLVDPLFQSKTDFEIMSSLTKRWGRYDDYTRGMDEMQWVKSLYDECRAANEGSFEMPEFAEFWEKGFLDFGKGKPWTRHASFREDPEINALGTPSGFIEITSRTVGNMGYEHCQEHPMWFEKSERSHGGPGSDKHPYWLQSCHPDKRLHSQMCESEEWRATYAVQGREPIYINPVDAKKKGIKDGDVVRVFNDRGQLLAGAVLMDSYAPGVVRIEEGAWYGPINEKVGALDTYGDPNTLTQDIGTSELAQATSANTCLVDFEKFQGKLPPVTSFGGPIEVS; encoded by the coding sequence ATGGCAATTACAAGAAGAAGTTTTCTGAAAGGTGTCGCAACGACGAGTGCGGCATCGGTTATCGGTCCAAGCTTATTGGCGTCGGCTTCAGCATCTGCTGCAGAAACAGACGGCACATGGAAAGTCTCTGGTTCTCACTGGGGTGCATTCCGAGCTCGCGTTTACGCGGGTAAAGTACAAGAAATTAAACCTTTAGAAATCGATCAACACCCAACAGAGATGTTGAAAGGTATTAAAGGTATTATCTACAGCCCATCTCGTGTGCGTTACCCAATGGTTCGCCTAGATTGGTTTAAGAAGCACAAATACAGCGCTGACACGCGTGGTAACAACCGCTTTATTCGTGTGACTTGGGATGAGGCACTAGACCTTGTTTACCGCGAACTAGAGCGCGTACAGAAAGATTACGGTCCATGGGCGCTTCACACTGGTCAAACTGGTTGGAGACAAACTGGTCAGTTCCACAGCTGTACTAACCACATGCAACGTGCAATGGCACTTCACGGTTACTCTGTGAAGAAAATCGGTGACTACTCAACAGGTGCTGGTCAAACGATCATGCCTTACGTGCTGGGTTCTACTGAAGTTTACGCACAAGGTACATCTTGGGAACTTATCCTAGAAAACAGTGACAACATTGTTCTTTGGGGTAACGATCCAGTTAAAAACCTTCAAGTAGGTTGGACATGTGAGACTCACGAGTCTTTCGCATACCTAGAACAGCTGAAAGAGAAAGTTGCTAAGAAAGAAATCAACGTTGTTTCTGTTGACCCTGTTAAGAACAAAACAGGCCGTTACCTAGAAAACGAGCAGTTCTACATCAACCCACAAACTGACGTGGCGTTCATGCTTGGTGTTGCTCACGTACTTTACAATGAAGGTCTATACGACAAGAAGTTCATCGAAACTTACTGTCTAGGTTTTGAAGACTTCATCAAGTACGTTCAAGGTGAAACGAAAGATAAAGTTGAGAAGACTCCAGAGTGGGCTTCTGCTATCTGTGGCGCTAGCGCGGATTCTATCCGTGACTTCGCTAAGATGTTGGTTAACGGTCGTACACAAATTCTTGTTGGTTGGAGTATCCAGCGTCAACAACACGGTGAGCAGCCTTACTGGATGTGTGCAGTTATCGCAGCAATGGTTGGTCAAATTGGTCTACCTGGCGGTGGTATCTCTTACGGTCACCACTACTCTGGTATCGGTGTATCTTCAACTGGTTTCGCTGCTCCGGGTTCTTTCCCGCTGAACATCGACCAAGGTCAGAAACCTAAGTACACAAACACAGATTACAACGGTTACAGCCGCGTAATCCCAGTTGCTCGTTGGGTTGATAGCTTGCTAGAGCCTGGTAAGAAGATCAAAGCGAATGGCGCAACGGTAACACTGCCTGATATTAAGATGATGGTATTCAGTGGTAACAACCCGTGGCACCACCACCAAGATCGCAACAAGATGCGTAAAGCATTCAAGAGCCTACAAACTGTAGTTGCTGTTGATTTCGCTTGGACTGCAACTTGTCGTCACTCTGACATCGTGCTTCCAGCATGTACTCAGTGGGAACGTAACGATATCGATGGTTACGGCGCATACTCAGGCCGTGGTTTGATCGCGATGCATAAACTAGTGGATCCTCTGTTCCAGTCTAAGACTGACTTCGAGATCATGTCTAGCCTAACTAAACGTTGGGGTCGTTACGACGATTACACGCGTGGTATGGACGAAATGCAGTGGGTTAAATCTCTGTACGACGAATGTCGCGCAGCAAACGAAGGCAGCTTCGAAATGCCTGAGTTCGCTGAGTTCTGGGAAAAAGGCTTCCTAGACTTCGGTAAAGGTAAGCCATGGACTCGTCACGCTTCATTCCGTGAAGACCCAGAGATCAACGCATTAGGTACACCTTCTGGTTTCATCGAAATCACAAGCCGTACTGTTGGCAACATGGGTTACGAGCACTGTCAGGAACACCCAATGTGGTTCGAGAAATCTGAACGTTCACACGGTGGTCCAGGCTCTGACAAACACCCGTACTGGCTACAATCTTGTCACCCAGACAAGCGTCTTCACTCTCAGATGTGTGAATCTGAAGAGTGGCGTGCGACTTACGCGGTACAAGGCCGTGAGCCAATCTACATCAACCCAGTTGATGCTAAGAAGAAAGGCATCAAAGACGGTGACGTAGTACGTGTGTTCAACGACCGTGGTCAACTACTAGCAGGTGCTGTTCTAATGGATAGCTACGCTCCTGGTGTTGTACGTATCGAAGAAGGCGCTTGGTACGGCCCGATCAACGAGAAAGTGGGCGCGCTAGATACATACGGCGATCCAAATACACTAACTCAAGACATCGGTACTTCTGAGCTAGCTCAAGCGACGTCAGCAAACACATGTTTGGTCGACTTCGAGAAGTTCCAAGGCAAACTGCCTCCAGTAACTTCATTCGGTGGCCCAATCGAAGTTTCTTAA
- the torC gene encoding pentaheme c-type cytochrome TorC, whose protein sequence is MKSFLVKLWRTMTRPAVHISLGVLTMGGFIAGVIFWGGFNTALEHTNTEEFCVSCHTMRDNVYVELQETVHWKNTSGVRATCPDCHVPHEWTAKIARKMQASKEVFAQVFGDLDTPEKFEARRIELAKHEWDRFSSNKSLECKNCHNYDSMDFENMRPTARIQMKNAAERDQSCVDCHKGIAHNLPLDMESASGIVGELEQVASSTSYSNGSDVISIRHLPMYTDETATVEAGLLSPASKVAVIDEKGDMIKIQIDGWRKAKGFGRVIQEDFGMNISTAILTKEVSQSDVITVGEKKEDELTGLPWEEVNLALWMKKESMVDNFDPIWNAAGQAYQSNCSTCHSQPDEAHFSANGWVGMLDGMIAFVNFDTDTEALVLKYLQKHSSDFSEGHH, encoded by the coding sequence ATGAAATCATTTTTAGTTAAATTATGGCGCACTATGACTCGCCCAGCAGTACACATCAGTTTGGGTGTACTAACTATGGGTGGCTTTATCGCCGGTGTTATTTTCTGGGGCGGTTTCAATACAGCGCTAGAACACACAAATACAGAAGAGTTCTGTGTAAGCTGTCACACCATGCGTGACAACGTATACGTAGAGCTACAAGAAACGGTTCACTGGAAAAACACTTCTGGTGTGCGTGCTACTTGTCCTGACTGTCACGTTCCACATGAATGGACAGCAAAGATCGCACGTAAGATGCAAGCATCTAAAGAAGTATTCGCTCAAGTATTTGGTGATCTAGACACGCCAGAGAAATTCGAAGCTCGTCGTATTGAATTGGCTAAACACGAATGGGACCGTTTCTCTTCGAACAAGTCTCTAGAGTGTAAAAACTGCCACAACTACGATTCAATGGATTTCGAGAACATGCGCCCAACAGCGCGTATTCAAATGAAGAACGCAGCAGAGCGTGATCAAAGCTGTGTTGACTGTCACAAAGGTATTGCTCACAACCTTCCATTAGATATGGAATCGGCTAGTGGTATCGTTGGTGAGCTTGAGCAAGTTGCTAGCAGCACTTCTTACTCTAATGGTTCAGACGTGATTTCAATTCGTCACCTTCCAATGTACACGGATGAGACTGCAACCGTTGAAGCGGGTCTACTAAGCCCTGCAAGTAAAGTTGCTGTGATCGATGAGAAAGGCGACATGATCAAGATTCAAATCGACGGTTGGCGTAAAGCGAAAGGCTTCGGACGTGTAATCCAAGAAGACTTCGGTATGAACATCTCAACAGCGATCTTGACGAAAGAAGTATCTCAAAGTGACGTAATCACTGTTGGCGAGAAGAAAGAAGATGAGCTAACTGGCCTTCCATGGGAAGAAGTTAACCTAGCACTTTGGATGAAGAAAGAGTCTATGGTTGATAACTTCGATCCAATCTGGAACGCCGCTGGTCAAGCGTATCAATCTAACTGTTCAACTTGTCACTCACAACCAGATGAAGCGCACTTCAGTGCTAACGGTTGGGTAGGCATGCTAGATGGTATGATTGCATTCGTTAACTTCGATACAGATACAGAAGCATTGGTTCTTAAGTATCTACAGAAGCACTCATCAGATTTTTCTGAAGGCCATCACTAA